Genomic segment of Octadecabacter arcticus 238:
ACCTATGACGCGTTGATCGGATTACCCGGCATCGGCCCCTATACCGCAGCCGCCATTTCCGCGATTGCGTTTGATAAAGCGTCGACAGTCCTAGACGGCAATGTCGAACGGGTCATGTCGCGCCTTTACAATGATCACACGCCCCTGCCTGCTGCCAAACCCTTGCTGATGGAGTTTGCAAAACGGCACACTTCACAGGTCCGCCCAGGCGACTACGCGCAGGCCGTGATGGATCTAGGCGCCACGATTTGCACGCCCAAGAATCCCGCCTGCGGGATTTGTCCGGTGCGCAGTGCCTGCAAAGCACATGAGGCTGGCAAACAAGGAAATCTTCCAAAAAAGACGCCAAAAAAGCCGAAACCAACGCGCCACGGCATCGCTTATATTGCGCGACGTGATGATGGTGCGTGGTTGCTTGAAACGCGACCCGACAAGGGGCTGTTGGGTGGTATGCTCGGCTGGCCAACGACAGACTGGGGTGGTGCGCCAACGGACCAAGAGCCTGTTTCAGCGGATTGGCAGGAACTTGATATCCAAGCGCGCCACACCTTCACTCATTTCCACCTGATTCTGCGCGTCCAGACGGCATGGCTGCCCCCTGATGCGTTGCCCGATCGTGGACAATTCATCCCCGCCGACACTTTTAGCCCCGACGCACTGCCAACCGTGATGCAAAAGGCCTACACTCTCGCAGTTGCGACACTACGAAATGTTTGAGCAAAGGGCGCAACCCGCTATGTTACAGCCAAACAGGAGACCACAATGACATCCTTTCCCGTCGTGTCCCACACGAACATGGCCCGCATCGCACGCGCAGCACCATTCTGGTTATCATTGGCGCTGATCCCGCTGGCGTGGATCGGCGCGGTCTTTGGCGGCTGGACTGTGATCCTGATGCCAATCGCGACGTGGTATCTGTTTTCCGCAATCGACGCATTGGCTGGCACCTACAACGAAAACGCAGACCTTGAGACAAGCGAAGATGAGCTGTTCTGGTACCGCCTAGTGACGCTTATCTGGGCGCCATTGCAATTTATCACAGTGTATGGCGTGCTGTGGTATGTCACCGCGACAGGGCATTTGGGGGGCGTAGAAAAGGTCGCGTTGTTTTTCGGAGTTGGCGTGATTTCAGGCACGATCGGCATTACCTACGCGCACGAGCTGGCCCACCAAAAGCCTAAGTTTGAAAGGTGGCTGGGCGATATTTTGCTTGCTATGGCGCTCTATTCCCACTTTCGCAGCGAACATCTTCTGGTGCATCACCGCTATGTGGGCACCCCCAAAGACCCGGTAACCGCGCGCTACAACGAAGGCTTTCACCGATATTTCCCCCGCGTCCTGCGCCAGCAACCCGTGTCAGCTTTCAAGGCAGAGGCTGCGATGCTCGCGCGCAAGAACCTGCCATGGCATCACCGCAGCAACCCGATCTGGCGCTACGCCGTACTGCAGATCACATTTCTGGTTCTGGCGGTTTGGGTCGGCGGCTGGGCCGGGCTGGGTCTGTTTCTGGTGCAGGCATTTACCGCCATGTGGCAGCTGGAACTGGTCAATTACGTCGAACACTACGGCCTCACGCGCAAACATCTGGGGGATGGCAAATATGAACACGTGCTGCCACGCCATTCATGAAACGCATCGCAATTGGCATCAAACTGGCTGCTGATCAATCTGCAACGCCACTCGGATCACCACTACAAACCGGACCGCCGCTTCCCACTTCTGCAAACCTACGACGAAGACGACGCCCCGCAATTGCCTTACGGCTATCCAATCATGACAACGGCCGCGATGATCCCACCCATCTGGCGGCGCGTGATGAATCCGCGGGTGCGGGCATGGCGCAAGAAACATTACCCAGAGATCAAGGATTGGACGCCGTACAAAAACGCAACCAACCCGATGCCCCGCTAAGTATGCGCTAGTGTGTGTTGCGTCGCTGGCCGCTGACCCATTCCCAGCTTGATTTACACATATCGGCCAAGGATCGCTTTGCCTCAAAACCCAATTGTGCCTTGGCCTGTTCTGGTCGCGCAGTTAGAACGGCAACGTCCCCATCACGTCGCGGGGCGATCGTATGGGCGAGGTCTTGGCCGCATGCCTCTGAATAGGCCGCGAGCACATCCAGCACTGACGATCCTTCGCCTGTGCCGAGGTTGACCGTGTGGCTCTTGCCCGTTTCCAACAATGATTTCAGCGACAGCACATGACCGTCGGCAAGGTCTTCAACGTGAATGTAGTCCCGCACGCCGGTGCCGTCAGGGGTATCATAGTCATCGCCAAAAACGCTGAGCTCTGCCAGCTCACCCGTCGCAACCTTGGCGATATATGGGACAAGATTATTGGGGATATCTTCTGGGTCTTCGCCGATCATCGCCGATTTATGCGCACCCACGGGATTGAAATAGCGCAAGATGCCAACAGCCCAAGTGTCGGGCAGTTGCTCTAGAATCTGCTCGCCTGCGATTTTTGTGGATGCGTATGGTGACGTATATGTCCGTGCATTATCTTCTGGAATCGGCTGGATGATTGTATCACCGTAAACAGTCGCGGAGGATGAAAATACAATGCGGCGCACGTCTGCTGCATCCATCGCCGCGAGCAGGTTGAGCAATCCACCGATGTTATTATGCATGTAATCGAGCGGCTTTGCGACGCTTTCGCCGACGGCCTTCTTGGCTGCGAAATGCACTACACCGTCGATCTTATGGGCGGCAAATACATCGTCCAAATCTGCGTGGTTTAGCACGTCGCCTTGAAAGACATCGACCATTTTTCCGGCGATATCTTGCAAACGGTTCGGAACATCTGACTTCGCGTTCGAAAAATTGTCTAAAATCACAACTTCAAATCCGGCCTCAACCAACGCCAGATACGTGTGCGACCCGATATATCCGGCCCCGCCCGTGAGAAGAATTTTCGCCATTTTGACTCACGTTAATTCATCCCACTATGGCGTGCAAAACAGGCTGCGTCACGCCACAATCAAGGGGAACTAAAACATAAAAAACCCCCGTCAGGTCTTGGGGACCGACGGGGGATAAGTGGTGCTACGGCGATTGGGCCGCAGGCACAGGCAGTAAACTTGGGGTGGTCCTCATTCGCCTTTCGACTTTACCCAGCATACTGGGGATCGCTTGTTCGCGTTCGGCCAAAGAGAGAGACCGCGAACAAGCAATACATCATAAAGTCGAAACGCTCTAGTTAGTCCGCATTTCGGAACGGATTTGCTGGCGCAGCAAATCAATCGGAACTGTTTTGCCATCGCGGCGGAAGTGCCAATAGGTCCAACCGTTGCAGCTTGGTGCTTTTTCGCAGGCCGCACCCACTTGGTGGATAGACCCCTTGGCATCAGCACCGATCAATGTGCCATCGGCACGGACCTTGGCCTTGTGGCGACCGTTCATCGACCACAGTTCTTCACCGGGGCGCAGCATGCCACGTTCCACCACTTGACCGAACGGCACCCGCGGTTCCGCCCGTTTGGACTGCGTCACCTCAAGGGCCTCAGAGTCAAATTTACGGATTTTCGCCAAGCGCTTTTCTGCGACTGCACGATATTCAGCTTCGCGTTCAATGCCGATGTAATCACGACCTAGCATCTTAGCGACAGCGCCTGTTGTACCTGTGCCGAAGAAGGGATCAAGCACGACATCACCGGGGTTGGTGGTGCCTAGCAGCACACGGTGCAGCAGGCTCTCAGGCTTTTGTGTCGGGTGGGCTTTGTCGCCTTGGTCATTTTTCAATCGTTCATGTCCCGTGCAAATCGGAAGGACCCAGTCGCTGCGCATTTGGATGCCTTCGTTGAGCGCTTTTAGCGCTTCATAGTTAAAGGTTGGTTTCGACTTTTCGGCTTTGGACGCCCAGATCAGCGTCTCATGGGCATTGGTCAGCCGTTTGCCGCGAAAGTTCGGCATCGGGTTCGACTTTCGCCAGACGACATCATTGAGGATCCAGAACCCTTGATTCTGCAGTTCTGTGCCCATGCGGAACACGTTGTGATAAGATCCAATGACCCAGATCGCACCATCAGGTTTTAGGATGCGACGGGCGGCCTTAAGCCATGCGTGGGTGAAATCGTCATAGACCTTAAAGCTCTCAAACTGGTCCCAATCGTTATCGACAGCGTCGACCTTGGAATTGTCGGGGCGATGCAAGTCGCCCTTCAGTTGAAGGTTATAGGGCGGGTCCGCAAAAATAAGATCAACGCTACCTTCCGGCAGGCTGTTCATGACCTCAATACAGTCACCGTCAATAATACTATTCAGGGGTAAGTCAGCCTTAACGTCAGGCGCACTTTTCCCAGCTTTTTTCTTTGTCATTATCCGCCTCTGCCCCGGCGGTTGGTCCGCTCATTGGTTACCCCCAATGTGACTCAAAGGTGATTCGCAGTCAAAAGCTTTATTGAATCAAAGGGTTACAATTATTCTTGTCACAACATGTAGTGCACGGGTTTGAACGACCGTCTATGGTGTGGGGTCACCCCAAGACGGTGCAGCGCAGATATGTGGCTTTTCGACCCGTATCCGGCATTCGTGTCCCACCCGTACCCCGGATACTGTTGCGCCAACCCCACCATAATGCGGTCGCGACAGATTTTTGCCACAATTGAGGCCGCAGCAATCGACAAAGATCGCGCGTCGCCTTTGATGATTGTGGTCGCTGGAATGATCAGACCGCGCGGGATCATATTTCCATCAATCAAGGCATGATCAACGCGGCCCAATCCAGCAATCGCCCGTTCCATAGCAAGGTGGCTGGCACGCAGTATATTGATCTCGTCAATCTCTTCGACGGTTGCGTGCGCGATTGAGACCTCGGCGTTGGCAAAGATCAGCGGCTCCAACGCCTCGCGCTTTTTGCGGCTCAGCATTTTGCTGTCGTTTAGTCCGTCAGGGATGTTGGCTGGATCAAGGATCACGGCAGCGGCAGTCACTGGGCCCGCCAAAGGGCCACGCCCGACTTCGTCTACGCCCGCGATGCATATTGCACCGCGCGAAATCAAATCTTCTTCAAACGTGAAATCGGGGCCGGATGGGTCTGTTGCGTTCATGCAGCCCATGTCTCAAACCGAGGCACGGGCCGCAAGGCTTAGAGCCAGAAAGACCCGATTAGGCTGCGACCACGTGTGTAAAGGTCGGTCACCGGGGCCTTTTTGACCTTAGGCGCAACGGCGCGGCGTGGATTGTCGTTTTCGCGCTTGGCAGGCTGCGCGTCTAAAAATTTGGCGGTTAAACGGTCTTGGATCATGGCCTGTCCTTTCAGAACAATCGCTCCCATGGGCATTAGGTAAGGAAGGTTGACTGATTTGTTTAGAGGGCATTTGCGCAATCCCGCCATGCGCAGAACGCAAAC
This window contains:
- the galE gene encoding UDP-glucose 4-epimerase GalE, encoding MAKILLTGGAGYIGSHTYLALVEAGFEVVILDNFSNAKSDVPNRLQDIAGKMVDVFQGDVLNHADLDDVFAAHKIDGVVHFAAKKAVGESVAKPLDYMHNNIGGLLNLLAAMDAADVRRIVFSSSATVYGDTIIQPIPEDNARTYTSPYASTKIAGEQILEQLPDTWAVGILRYFNPVGAHKSAMIGEDPEDIPNNLVPYIAKVATGELAELSVFGDDYDTPDGTGVRDYIHVEDLADGHVLSLKSLLETGKSHTVNLGTGEGSSVLDVLAAYSEACGQDLAHTIAPRRDGDVAVLTARPEQAKAQLGFEAKRSLADMCKSSWEWVSGQRRNTH
- a CDS encoding ribonuclease HII, with protein sequence MGCMNATDPSGPDFTFEEDLISRGAICIAGVDEVGRGPLAGPVTAAAVILDPANIPDGLNDSKMLSRKKREALEPLIFANAEVSIAHATVEEIDEINILRASHLAMERAIAGLGRVDHALIDGNMIPRGLIIPATTIIKGDARSLSIAAASIVAKICRDRIMVGLAQQYPGYGWDTNAGYGSKSHISALHRLGVTPHHRRSFKPVHYML
- the mutY gene encoding A/G-specific adenine glycosylase, coding for MRDITETLLDWYDIHAREMPWRVMPAMRKAGHLPDPYAVWLSEVMLQQTTVAAVRAYHTRFMALWPTVSALAAAKDADVMAAWAGLGYYARARNLLKCARAVVADHGGAFPQTYDALIGLPGIGPYTAAAISAIAFDKASTVLDGNVERVMSRLYNDHTPLPAAKPLLMEFAKRHTSQVRPGDYAQAVMDLGATICTPKNPACGICPVRSACKAHEAGKQGNLPKKTPKKPKPTRHGIAYIARRDDGAWLLETRPDKGLLGGMLGWPTTDWGGAPTDQEPVSADWQELDIQARHTFTHFHLILRVQTAWLPPDALPDRGQFIPADTFSPDALPTVMQKAYTLAVATLRNV
- a CDS encoding site-specific DNA-methyltransferase; the protein is MTKKKAGKSAPDVKADLPLNSIIDGDCIEVMNSLPEGSVDLIFADPPYNLQLKGDLHRPDNSKVDAVDNDWDQFESFKVYDDFTHAWLKAARRILKPDGAIWVIGSYHNVFRMGTELQNQGFWILNDVVWRKSNPMPNFRGKRLTNAHETLIWASKAEKSKPTFNYEALKALNEGIQMRSDWVLPICTGHERLKNDQGDKAHPTQKPESLLHRVLLGTTNPGDVVLDPFFGTGTTGAVAKMLGRDYIGIEREAEYRAVAEKRLAKIRKFDSEALEVTQSKRAEPRVPFGQVVERGMLRPGEELWSMNGRHKAKVRADGTLIGADAKGSIHQVGAACEKAPSCNGWTYWHFRRDGKTVPIDLLRQQIRSEMRTN